In Halobacillus amylolyticus, the following proteins share a genomic window:
- the hutU gene encoding urocanate hydratase encodes MMSETKPGKVKQYSGTELNTKGWIQEAALRMLSNNLHPDVAENPDGLVVYGGIGKAARNWECYEAIVESLKNLEEDETLLIQSGKPVVVFRSHKDAPKVLIANSNLVPAWANWDHFHELDQKGLMMYGQMTAGSWIYIGSQGIVQGTYETFAECAKQHFNGSLKNKITLTAGLGGMGGAQPLAVTLNGGVCIAIEIDQHRIQRRLDTKYLDTSTDSLDEAIQLAEQARDQGRSLSIGLLGNAAELLPEMIAKGFIPDALTDQTSAHDPLNGYIPVDMDLSAATNLREKSSGEYIKLSKRSIATHVQAMLTMQKQGAITFDYGNNIRQVAKDEGVENAFDFPGFVPAYIRPQFCEGKGPFRWVALSGDPEDIYKTDEVILREFSDNEHLCNWIRMAREKISFQGLPSRICWIGYGERSRFGKIINDMVASGELSAPIVIGRDHLDSGSVASPNRETESMKDGSDAVSDWPILNAMINSVGGASWVSVHHGGGVGMGYSLHAGMVIVADGTKDAEQRLERVLTTDPGMGVARHADAGYELAEKTAQEKGIHIPMLKKD; translated from the coding sequence ATGATGTCTGAAACGAAACCAGGAAAAGTAAAACAATATAGCGGAACGGAATTGAACACAAAGGGCTGGATCCAGGAGGCTGCCTTACGGATGCTAAGCAATAACTTGCATCCAGATGTGGCAGAAAATCCGGATGGACTCGTCGTTTATGGCGGGATCGGCAAGGCCGCCCGTAACTGGGAATGCTACGAGGCGATTGTTGAATCACTGAAAAACCTTGAGGAAGATGAAACGTTGCTCATCCAATCTGGAAAACCTGTTGTTGTCTTCCGCTCCCATAAAGATGCACCAAAAGTGTTGATTGCTAATTCTAATCTTGTCCCTGCCTGGGCAAACTGGGATCATTTCCATGAACTCGATCAAAAAGGCTTAATGATGTACGGCCAAATGACCGCAGGAAGCTGGATTTATATCGGCAGCCAGGGGATTGTTCAAGGGACGTATGAAACGTTTGCTGAGTGTGCCAAACAGCACTTTAATGGAAGTTTAAAAAACAAAATCACCTTAACAGCTGGACTCGGTGGTATGGGTGGTGCACAGCCATTAGCTGTTACGTTAAACGGCGGGGTCTGTATTGCGATTGAAATTGACCAGCATCGTATTCAGCGTCGTTTAGATACAAAATACCTGGATACATCCACCGACAGCCTTGATGAAGCTATTCAACTGGCAGAACAAGCCCGCGATCAGGGTAGATCCCTGTCGATTGGCTTGTTAGGTAATGCGGCAGAGCTTTTGCCTGAAATGATTGCTAAGGGTTTCATTCCAGATGCACTGACAGACCAAACGTCAGCACACGACCCTTTGAATGGGTATATTCCTGTTGATATGGATCTTTCCGCCGCAACAAATCTTCGCGAAAAGAGCTCCGGAGAATATATTAAACTATCAAAACGCAGTATTGCCACGCATGTTCAGGCAATGCTCACCATGCAGAAGCAAGGGGCCATTACGTTTGACTACGGCAACAACATCCGTCAAGTCGCTAAGGATGAAGGGGTTGAGAATGCTTTTGATTTCCCTGGCTTTGTTCCTGCGTACATTCGTCCACAGTTTTGCGAAGGTAAAGGGCCTTTCCGTTGGGTGGCATTATCTGGAGACCCAGAAGATATTTATAAAACAGATGAAGTCATTCTAAGAGAGTTCAGTGACAATGAACACTTATGCAACTGGATTCGCATGGCACGCGAAAAAATCAGCTTCCAGGGTCTGCCTTCACGTATTTGCTGGATTGGCTACGGTGAACGGTCGAGATTTGGAAAAATTATTAACGATATGGTGGCTAGCGGTGAATTAAGTGCACCAATCGTTATTGGCCGTGATCACCTTGATTCTGGTTCTGTTGCCTCACCAAATAGAGAGACGGAATCCATGAAAGATGGCAGTGACGCGGTTTCCGACTGGCCAATCTTGAATGCAATGATCAACAGCGTCGGCGGGGCAAGTTGGGTTAGTGTTCACCACGGCGGCGGTGTTGGCATGGGCTATTCTCTTCACGCCGGAATGGTGATTGTAGCTGACGGTACGAAGGATGCAGAGCAGCGCCTGGAACGCGTATTGACGACAGATCCTGGCATGGGCGTCGCCCGTCACGCCGATGCTGGCTATGAACTTGCCGAAAAGACAGCTCAGGAAAAAGGCATTCACATACCTATGCTGAAAAAGGACTAG